In the Augochlora pura isolate Apur16 chromosome 7, APUR_v2.2.1, whole genome shotgun sequence genome, gcaatttcttctttatagTAATCTCGTCAATTGCGATCGCAAATAGAATAACAAGTATACGCATGTGATCGAATATGATGTTATCAGAAATTTTTGGCAATCCCGTTACGTTTCAGTTTCGGATGATGTTCCTTTAGGAAATAATTTAGCACCACAGTTTTCTATGTTCGCTGATCTCCAACCGTATCGGGCGTGGAAACCGTGACAGTTCACAATGTTATTGTAAGGACCGATACCAAGTCAAACTTATGAACAGGTTATGTCTTTATTGCATTGAATGCTATctgtggaaaaaaaagaacccgCACAGAGGGAACTAATAACGATTTCATACATCGTTCGATTAAAAGGCACTGAATCATTTTAGAGAACGAACAAAATGACACAGGACTTATGTCATGATTTGGAAGAATACctgaagaaaaacaaaattaaagaggcattagaattatttgaagGCACTGGTGATGAGGCTATTATAAACTGGTCATGGTTACTTATAAAGATTGCATCATCTTATATCGATGATGAGAATGAaaggaaatataaagaaaggtTCGACTGCTGTAAAATGATACTAAACGCTGTAGCAGAGAAATGCGATCCTTCTGATACGTTATATAGATTCTTAGAAGAAATGGAAACCGATGTAAAAGTTTGTACGATTCTAGATATAATTGGCAAGAATGTTTTAAAAGTGAAAGATAAGATGAAATATTCGTGTATCAGCGTAATAAGATCTTGCATCGAGGATCTAGCAAGAATTCACAAAGAAACCCAAGAGGCAGCAACAATGACGAAAAGAGTATTAAAAGTTTACAAAGTAATTATACCGTTTCTTGAACTAATGATACAAGAAGTAGCATTGAAGAATGCAAATTTAGacaattatattgaattaagGGATCATCTTTTAAGTATTCTCATCTGTTTGCTGGGAGAACCACTGTGTTACTTGCAAGATCACATACCAGGATCTAAATCGGATCTGTCTTTGCCAGAGACAATTGTAATGCTCATGGATCATATTACAGGAGATTTACTTCAGTTcttaaatactgtaaaaataagGAACAGAAGAAAACAGTTGAAAAGGGAAACTGCGAATGAGAGCATAGCTGAAGAAACTTATAACATTAAAACGATCCTCTTTTTATCGGATGAAAATGTATCGGATTTAGCCTATGCTaacttgtatttttatattttaacaaaatcacaTTTATGGGAGAAAGCACCGCAAGTATATAGATGGAAGTACATTTTTGAGAGATgtatatatcttattattaaattgcttcaagaaaaagaaatagttaCTGTTGAAAAAGGATTGGATCTTATAGATCACCTATTGAACAGATTAACAAAGCAATGTTTAACATCGGAATTGCTGcagctaaatatttattcagaacTGTTTGATGCGCTGGTGCAGGTGATGATTTATTGTGATAGTAACAAAGAACGTAAAAAAGCTTTGGCATTATTTCAGagatattttgaaatgttCGATATGCAAGctagatattttattgttaggCGTTTGTATCAGACCAGCGAGCATTCGGGTTTAATTAGTTTAACGACTAGTATGCTGAAAGATTCTATTATCGAATGTCTCCAAGCAACGCCTCCCGCGCCTTACTTCCTCGgtaataatttggaaattttgttgcaattgtCTTGCAAATTATCACACGGTGCCACAACAGATTTGGTAGAAATATCTGATGAAGTAATTAGTAGTTTGAATCTTCTAAGATTTCTACTTCTCCGAGATAAACATAATCAAACTGGAATTTGGGATGTGATAAATAAACTTGCGAGTGATTATCTAAAACCTTTGAGAGGTGCGATAGATTTATGTAAAGCACACTGGAAGGTGAAAATAAAGGATTTAGAAGAACAGAAGAGACTTATCGGAACAAATCATTTGGGACTAGAGAAATACGATGCTGAAATAGCGTTGATCGTGGGTGGAGAAAAATTGCCTCCGTTGCCAGTATCGGAAAAGATTTTGTTTTGTCATAAGGCAGTGAACGGTCTTGATGTAATGGAAAGCATTTTAATTAGGGTCAATGAATGTATCTCTGAAAATTCGTTCgccaaaaataataataatgctgtAACATCAAAATAACAATGtacatttattgtaaaataaagtcatttatcttttatatatatatatatattttatatttttttatatgttatattttcgttatatatccaatagttttataaaaatcctaACAATTGcgatcaattaatatttaaaaagttttaataagtaaaaagacgactgaatttaaaattaattttcgttttaatagGTTTTAGACGTTTATGGACGTGTAGAGTATTGCTCGCAGAACAAGCAGAAAATGCTGCCGCACAACAATCGTGTCAGAACAAGGAAAGCGATGAGGAATACGAAAAAAATATCAAGTCAAAGATTCTTAGCGCATCTCTAAAGTTTGTCCATGATCTGGGGTGGAGTCAGCAAGCCATCAGTGCTGGTAATTTGTACTAATTTTTCAGCCGAGTATCTGGGCTGAAAGCAATTACTAACAGACATGGAGAGCtgtaatttaaaagattaaaaatcttTAAGCTTTTAGTTTTGATTCCATGCTTTGAGCACTCGGCTCgcttaataaatatgtttaacaAAGAATTGTATACCAAAGGTGCCGA is a window encoding:
- the LOC144472652 gene encoding glomulin-like isoform X1, translating into MTQDLCHDLEEYLKKNKIKEALELFEGTGDEAIINWSWLLIKIASSYIDDENERKYKERFDCCKMILNAVAEKCDPSDTLYRFLEEMETDVKVCTILDIIGKNVLKVKDKMKYSCISVIRSCIEDLARIHKETQEAATMTKRVLKVYKVIIPFLELMIQEVALKNANLDNYIELRDHLLSILICLLGEPLCYLQDHIPGSKSDLSLPETIVMLMDHITGDLLQFLNTVKIRNRRKQLKRETANESIAEETYNIKTILFLSDENVSDLAYANLYFYILTKSHLWEKAPQVYRWKYIFERCIYLIIKLLQEKEIVTVEKGLDLIDHLLNRLTKQCLTSELLQLNIYSELFDALVQVMIYCDSNKERKKALALFQRYFEMFDMQARYFIVRRLYQTSEHSGLISLTTSMLKDSIIECLQATPPAPYFLGNNLEILLQLSCKLSHGATTDLVEISDEVISSLNLLRFLLLRDKHNQTGIWDVINKLASDYLKPLRGAIDLCKAHWKVKIKDLEEQKRLIGTNHLGLEKYDAEIALIVGGEKLPPLPVSEKILFCHKAVNGLDVMESILIRVNECISENSFAKNNNNAVTSK